CACGGGAACCAGAAACCAGATATTGACCATCGCTGCTGAGAGCTACTGCATAAACCGAATCACTATGACTAGTCAGGGTGTGAATTTCCTTCCCTGTGGATAATTTCCAGATTTTGATTGTAGTGTCACCGGAACCAGAAACCAGATATCTCCCATCGCTGCTGAGAGCGATCGCACGAACCGAATCACTATGACCAGTCAGGGTGTGAATTTCTTTCCCTGTGGATAATTCCCAGATTTTAACTGTTTTGTCCCCAGAACCAGAAACCAGATGTTGACCATCGCTGCTGAGAGCTACTGCATAAACCCAATCACTATGACCTGTGAGGGTGCGAATTTTCTTCCCTGTGGAGAATTCCCAGATTTTGACTGTATTGTCACGGGAAGCAGAAACCAGATATCTCCCATCGCTGCTGAGAGCTACTGCATAAACCGAACTACTATGACCTGTGAGGGTGCGAATTTTCTTCCCTGTGGAGAATTCCCAGATTTTAACTGTTTTGTCCCAAGAACCAGAAACCAGATATTGACCATTGCTGCTGAGAGCGATCGCACGAACCGAATCACTATGACCAGTCAGGGTGCGAATTTTCTTCCCGCTTGCAAATTCCCAGATTTTGATTGTAGTGTCACCGGAACCAGAAACCAGATATTGACTATCACTGCTGAGAGCGTTCGCATAAACCGAACTACTATGACCAGTCAGGGCGCAAATTTTCTTCCCGCTTGCAAATTCCCAGATTTTGACTGTATTGTCACGGGAACCAGAAACCAGATATTGACCATCGCTGCTGAGGGCTACTGTATCAACCCAACCACTATGACCAGTCAGGGTGCGAATTTCCTTCCCTGTGGATAATTTCCAGATTTTGACTGTATTGTCACGGGAACCAGAAACCAGATATTGACCATCGCTGCTGAGAGCGATCGCATAAACCGAACTACTATGACCAGTCAGGGTGCGAATTTCCTTCCCTGTGGATAATTTCCAGATTTTGATTGTTTTGTCACCGGAACCAGAAACTATATATTTACCATCGCTGCTGAGGGCTACTGCATAAACCGAACTACTATGACCAGTCAGGGTGCGAATTTCCTTCCCTGTGGAGAATTCCCAGATTTTGATTGTTTTGTCACCGGAACCAGAAACTATATATTTACCATCACTGTTGAGAGCGATCGTACGAACCGAATCACTATGACCAGTCAGGGTGTAAATTGCCTTCCCTGTGGAGAATTTCCAGATTTTAACTGTTTTGTCCCAAGAACCAGAAACCAGATATTGACTATCACTGCTGAGAGCGATCGCACGAACCGAATCACTATGACCAGCTAGGGTGTGAATTTCCTTCCCTATGGATAATTCCCAGATTTTGATGGTTTTGTCCTCAGAACCAGAAACCACGTATTTACCATCATTGCTAAGTACAATCGCGCAAACCGAACTACGATGACCAGTCAGGGTGCGAATTTCCTCCCCTGTGGACAATTCCCAGATTTTTACTGTATTGTCCCTGGAACCAGAAACCACATATTTCCCATCATTGCTGGTGGCGATCGCATTAACATAATCACTATGACCAGTCAGGGTGCGAATTAAACCGTTACCAGGAGGAGTTAAGCTAGCTGTGAGAGGACGCAGCCAGGGTATTTTGATTTGCGATATTTGTTGTAATAAGTTTTGAATTATTGCTTTTTCTTTAAAGGTTAACAAACGTCCTGTTAATTGTCCTGGGAACTGGGTTGTATCTTGGTTTAAAATGTGCGCTGACAGTCGTAATGCTTCTTTAATTAACTTTAAATCTTTGAGTGTTTCAATATTATCTGCTTCCTGGTTTTTTAGCTCATCATTCTCGACTAACTCATAATCTTCAATCAGCGCTTGTACTCCATACTTCGGATGATTAACCTTTGCTTCAATAAAATCATAATTGGTTAATAAATCACAATATTTTTCAAATTTTTCAGGTGTCTTTGCATCAACTAAACTACGCAAATTACCGAGAAAAGCAATCCGCGTTCTCTCGTCCATCTTCGCTAGTTTTTTTGCAATCTCTCCCATATTTTTGCCTATATTATTTATTTTTTTATATTGGAAAATATAATCTTGTCATTGCGAGGAGGAACGACGAAGCAATCTAATGGACTCGTTTTTAGTGAGAGATTTTGTGATTGCCACGCTCCACTTCGTTCCGTAAGCGCTATCGCGCACGCTAAGAGCGAACGCAATGACACGCTAAAAAGTTTACATAGTCCTCTATAAGAGGACTTTAGCTATTAGACCGCGATTTAAATCGCTGGCTGGCTATTGCAATTAATTCCCTACCGATAAACATAATCCGCAATACGTCCATTCACCTCCTCAAACAATTTCCTTTTCCCATCTAACTTTCTTTGCGCTTTGAGAAAATCCAAAAAACTAGCATGATAAACTCGATAAAACTTTTCCTCTTTCCCCATATCACCCAAACTTTGCACCTTCAAATACTCTCGCCATTCCTCTAAAACTTCCTCAACTTCGTATTCATCCTTCCCAGAAATTTCCACAATATCTCTCAAGGAAATCGGTGGTGTATTCCACTCGACAATAATATATAAAATAATTACTTGAATTTCCTTTGGTTGTTTTTCCATCCCCATCCTCACCCAATGCTGCTGATAATAATCTTCCAAACCTTTGGGTAACTTATCCAAACTCAAATCATTGTAATAACCACCTGCAATTCCCGGTAAAATGTAGCGCAGGTACATAAAGTTATTTTCACTTTTTGTGGCAACTTCCGTAATAAAATTATCTGGACTAATTTGCCGTTCTTGAATCCACTTCTGTAAATTATCCCGATATTCAGAATCACTCAAAAACAAGCGAATACAAGCTTGAATATCTGCTAGATTTCTTGTTTGATATTCTTCTGAATTTAAATCTAATTCACGTTCGGGAACTTGTAATTTTAATCGTTTTTGACTGTTATCATAGGGTCTACGAGTCAGGAAAAAATAAACACCTTCCGGCAAATATTCGGGTAAATATAAAATATTCTCCGCTCCATCGGGTTGTTCGACTTCATCGAGAGCATCAACGATGATGATTAATTTTTTTAGTTGATTTTGTTGATTTTGATAATTCTTTCGGTGTACTTGAATCGCTTTTTCCAATAATTCCTGTAAATTGGCATTCTCGCAATCCTGCAACCCGTATATTTGAATCAACTGCCGACGCATACTCTTAATAAAATCATCGGGACGATTGCGACGTTCTGCCAAAATATTGAAATAGCAAGGACAATGATTGTCTGAGACATATTTTGCTGCAATACTGCTTTTTCCCATCCCCGCATCCCCAATTACGGTAAAATATCCTTTGGAATGCTCTTGTTGAAACTTGGCAAATTCCGCGAACACAAACAAACGACCACAAAATGATTTAATCTTCTCCTCAATTAAAGATTTAAACTCATCGGGGTAGGGATATTTTTCTGGTAACTTTTTAAAATTTACATCTTTTGGTGGGCGACTACGTTCGGCTACGCTGCAAAATGTGCGATAAAATTCCTCGATTTCTTGACGAACATTGATATTATTTGCGCGGATTTCATCACCTAAAATATGCCAATCTTGAAAATACTCGGCATCCTCATAGAAATTTCTAGGATTGTCGTTAAATGCTTGCCAAAATTTAGCTTTAATTTCCTTCTCTCGCCAAAAATTTAAAATTGGCTCTGGTTTGATATTTCCTTGCTTATCAACTGCATACTCAACCAAAGCATGGTTGAAAACCCCTTCAAAATCGCTGGGTGGTTGAATTGAGTATAAATTTAATTTTTGTAAAATTTCAATAATAATTTTCTGCCTTGAGAGCGGAGCGATCGCCTTAGAAGCTGTAAAACCAAGAATAGTAGTAATAACCTTTATGGGTTCCATACTGATACTTACGGATATATATGTAGTAAGCCTTTATGATACCGATTTTCACGAACCGCGATCGCAGCAAATTCACCACAAATGAGGTACACAAAGCTTAATACTTCTGCAATCAATTACGAGCAGGTAAGAAAATCATGCTAAAAAATAAAAATCGTCAAACTGTGCATCTTTCCTGCTTGTGAAAACAGACAGCATCTTCTATCGTTTATTTCAAGAATTCCCCAATATCTTCTTTGAACTAATTGGCAATTCTCCAGAAATTGCGTCAAATTACCAATTCTCGTCAGTCGAACTCAAGCAAACAGCTTTCCGCATCGACGGTGTATTTCTCCCGCAAACCCCAGAACAACCAATTTATTTTGTCGAAGTTCAGTTTCAAGAGGATTCAGGAATATACTCACGCTTATTTTCTGAAATTAATTTATATCTACGACAAAATCAACCAGAAAATAACTGGCTAGCTGTAGTTATTTTCCCATCCCGCAATATTGATACCGCATCAACCAGCCATTACAGCGAATCCTTTGCTTCCGGGAGAGCGACTCGCATTTACTTAGATGAGTTAGGAGAAGGTACATCCCTGCCCATTGGCGTTGCTACGATAAAATTGATAGTAGAAAATCAAAAAAAGGCAATCCAGTCAGCCAAGGTGTTAATTGCGAGAAGCAACCAGGAAATTGACTCCGTACCCCAACAGCAGCAATTATTACAAATTATCGAGACAATTTTGGTTTATAAATTTCCCAGAATGAACATTGAGGAGATACAAGAAATGTTTGGACTAAGCGAGTTAAAACAAACACGAGTATACCAACAAGCCTTTGCGGAAGGTGAGGAGAAAGGGAAACAAGAAGGAAGACAAGAAGGAAGACAAGAAGGAAGACAAGAAGGCAAACAGGAAGGTATAGAAGAAGGAGAACGTAGGGGTAAATTGAAAACAGTACCCCGATTTATTGCTTTAGGTTTAACTATCGAAGAAATTGCACGCGAGTTAGATTTAACTGTTGAGGAGGTGAGGAAAGCTGCTCAAGAATCTGAGTAAAGGAGGAAAGATGGCGATCGCTGTTGATGGACTATACTACTTGAGGGGGGTGACAACAGCCAATGAACTACTCCTGTAGGATATATTTTGAATACTTCGATAGGTGGAACAGTGTGCTTGTCGAACTGCTCAGTAAAAGTTTTGAATACTTAGTGAGCTTAAGTACAGATTTTGAATTCCGCGTAGCGGTACTAGCCTTGCCAGACAGGTGACAGTAAATTTTAATAGTGTGATGATGTCATCATCTGGTTCGGCTAAAGTTACGGTGAATACCCATGACTAACCCTCCCAATTCTGAACGTCAGTCTCCAACTCCCAGTCAACAGCGTCTGTGGTGGTTAATTCTAGTTCGTGGTGGTCTGACCCTAAGCGGAATTATT
The Calothrix sp. 336/3 DNA segment above includes these coding regions:
- a CDS encoding WD40 repeat domain-containing protein, with the protein product MGEIAKKLAKMDERTRIAFLGNLRSLVDAKTPEKFEKYCDLLTNYDFIEAKVNHPKYGVQALIEDYELVENDELKNQEADNIETLKDLKLIKEALRLSAHILNQDTTQFPGQLTGRLLTFKEKAIIQNLLQQISQIKIPWLRPLTASLTPPGNGLIRTLTGHSDYVNAIATSNDGKYVVSGSRDNTVKIWELSTGEEIRTLTGHRSSVCAIVLSNDGKYVVSGSEDKTIKIWELSIGKEIHTLAGHSDSVRAIALSSDSQYLVSGSWDKTVKIWKFSTGKAIYTLTGHSDSVRTIALNSDGKYIVSGSGDKTIKIWEFSTGKEIRTLTGHSSSVYAVALSSDGKYIVSGSGDKTIKIWKLSTGKEIRTLTGHSSSVYAIALSSDGQYLVSGSRDNTVKIWKLSTGKEIRTLTGHSGWVDTVALSSDGQYLVSGSRDNTVKIWEFASGKKICALTGHSSSVYANALSSDSQYLVSGSGDTTIKIWEFASGKKIRTLTGHSDSVRAIALSSNGQYLVSGSWDKTVKIWEFSTGKKIRTLTGHSSSVYAVALSSDGRYLVSASRDNTVKIWEFSTGKKIRTLTGHSDWVYAVALSSDGQHLVSGSGDKTVKIWELSTGKEIHTLTGHSDSVRAIALSSDGRYLVSGSGDTTIKIWKLSTGKEIHTLTSHSDSVYAVALSSDGQYLVSGSRDNTVKIWELSTGKEIVAFTGEGGIRCCAIAPDNGKIIAGDGSGNVHFLKLENIEVQP
- a CDS encoding AAA family ATPase encodes the protein MEPIKVITTILGFTASKAIAPLSRQKIIIEILQKLNLYSIQPPSDFEGVFNHALVEYAVDKQGNIKPEPILNFWREKEIKAKFWQAFNDNPRNFYEDAEYFQDWHILGDEIRANNINVRQEIEEFYRTFCSVAERSRPPKDVNFKKLPEKYPYPDEFKSLIEEKIKSFCGRLFVFAEFAKFQQEHSKGYFTVIGDAGMGKSSIAAKYVSDNHCPCYFNILAERRNRPDDFIKSMRRQLIQIYGLQDCENANLQELLEKAIQVHRKNYQNQQNQLKKLIIIVDALDEVEQPDGAENILYLPEYLPEGVYFFLTRRPYDNSQKRLKLQVPERELDLNSEEYQTRNLADIQACIRLFLSDSEYRDNLQKWIQERQISPDNFITEVATKSENNFMYLRYILPGIAGGYYNDLSLDKLPKGLEDYYQQHWVRMGMEKQPKEIQVIILYIIVEWNTPPISLRDIVEISGKDEYEVEEVLEEWREYLKVQSLGDMGKEEKFYRVYHASFLDFLKAQRKLDGKRKLFEEVNGRIADYVYR
- a CDS encoding Rpn family recombination-promoting nuclease/putative transposase: MKTDSIFYRLFQEFPNIFFELIGNSPEIASNYQFSSVELKQTAFRIDGVFLPQTPEQPIYFVEVQFQEDSGIYSRLFSEINLYLRQNQPENNWLAVVIFPSRNIDTASTSHYSESFASGRATRIYLDELGEGTSLPIGVATIKLIVENQKKAIQSAKVLIARSNQEIDSVPQQQQLLQIIETILVYKFPRMNIEEIQEMFGLSELKQTRVYQQAFAEGEEKGKQEGRQEGRQEGRQEGKQEGIEEGERRGKLKTVPRFIALGLTIEEIARELDLTVEEVRKAAQESE